Proteins co-encoded in one Astatotilapia calliptera chromosome 18, fAstCal1.2, whole genome shotgun sequence genomic window:
- the LOC113011342 gene encoding myosin-11-like — protein sequence MFAAFKRTFAREALFGSFSESLLTDSNMSPRKQKKRENVKSSAPLCNREDDTQLQKMCLEEMHEENLMNNHNTRHPPQPEYTNYIWESFFKQRTEIISVLLREHCERRSAEADKLFRQLLDKEDIIKEKEMELLDMQGRIFELQAKLNKVQEKPTEEILQQKKNEKEREKKIQELQVKLDEALQKNQELLQEKKQLVIKLQGTEINEKVLKGRVEFLRKKAQQTMKKEDMDCKLQDSEKHKEALQIKLDEALQKNQELLQEKEQMDIKQRKLQGMEGKYKALQAKLDKTLNKNKELLQEKKQLEIKQKETDSKLEGVEEKYTALKIKLDKTVQRNKDFLQDKEQWEIKQKEDKQILQDFERKNQQLQDRYNQLNSKTTELEGEKKKVQKQCSEMQSKLSDMLRKNTELEKLSNNLKCKNTEVQMLKQQVEKTNKDLQCTLQELERSQQLQDAHNKLQHSYTEMHEAKLMQEAKCKELKERLEEKQAKLEEVETTCRKLEKENTQTIDELRTLILEKRVLVEKITEKKKKRFRFFWRKSTPAFSTFSTFPSADVTPSSSSTVAS from the coding sequence ATGTTTGCAGCATTCAAACGAACGTTCGCCAGAGAAGCCCTTTTTGGATCCTTTTCAGAGTCACTGTTAACAGATTCCAACATGTCTccaagaaagcagaaaaaaagagaaaacgtaAAGTCCAGCGCTCCTCTTTGCAATCGAGAAGACGATACGCAACTGCAGAAGATGTGCTTGGAAGAAATGCATGAGGAAAATCTCATGAACAATCACAATACGCGACACCCGCCCCAGCCAGAGTACACCAATTACATCTGGgaaagtttttttaaacaacgaACGGAGATTATCTCCGTATTACTGAGAGAGCACTGTGAGAGAAGGAGCGCTGAAGCAGATAAACTGTTCAGACAGCTTCTCGATAAGGAAGATATTAtaaaggagaaagaaatggaACTCCTAGACATGCAGGGAAGGATCTTTGAGCtccaagcaaagcttaataaagTACAAGAAAAACCAACAGAAGAAATCCTCCAACAGAAGAAAAacgagaaagagagggaaaaaaagattcagGAGCTGCAAGTAAAGCTGGATGAAGCTCTGCAAAAAAATCAAGAACTCCTCCAAGAGAAGAAACAACTGGTCATAAAACTCCAAGGCACTGAGATAAATGAAAAAGTGCTGAAAGGAAGGGTTGAGTTTCTTCGAAAGAAAGCGCAACAGACCATGAAAAAGGAAGATATGGATTGCAAGCTTCAGGACAGCGAGAAACACAAGGAAGCCTTGCAAATAAAGCTTGATGAAGCTCTGCAAAAAAATCAAGAACTCCtccaagaaaaagaacaaatggaCATAAAGCAGCGCAAACTGCAAGGCATGGAGGGAAAGTACAAAGCACTGCAGGCGAAGCTTgataaaacactgaacaaaaataaagagttgcttcaagaaaaaaagcaactagaaattaaacagaaagaaacggACTCCAAGCTTGAAGGCGTGGAGGAAAAATACACCGCGCTGAAAATAAAGCTTGATAAAACAGTGCAAAGAAATAAGGATTTCCTACAAGACAAAGAACAATGGGAAATAAAGCAGAAAGAAGATAAACAAATTCTCCAGGACTTTGAGAGGAAAAACCAACAACTGCAAGACCGTTATAACCAACTGAACTCCAAAACAACTGAGCTggagggggaaaagaaaaaagtgcaaaaacaatgCTCAGAGATGCAGAGTAAGCTCAGTGACATgctgagaaaaaacacagaactgGAGAAACTTTCCAACAATTTGAAGTGCAAAAACACTGAGGTGCAGATGTTAAAGCAGCAagtagagaaaacaaacaaagacctgcagtgtacACTTCAAGAACTCGAGAGAAGTCAGCAGCTACAAGACGCacacaacaaattacaacacaGTTATACAGAGATGCACGAGGCAAAGCTTATGCAGGAGGCCAAATGTAAAGAACTGAAAGAAAGGCTCGAAGAAAAACAAGCCAAATTAGAAGAAGTGGAGACAACATGCAGGAAACTTGagaaggaaaacacacaaacaattgaTGAGTTACGAACCCTCATCCTAGAGAAAAGAGTGCTCGTGGAAAAGATCacggaaaagaagaaaaaacgctTCCGCTTCTTCTGGAGAAAGAGCACTCctgctttttctactttttctacttttCCTTCTGCTGATGTCACCccgtcttcctcctccaccgTTGCATCGTAA